Proteins encoded in a region of the Candidatus Neomarinimicrobiota bacterium genome:
- a CDS encoding energy transducer TonB: MSMKKIFILFLIMILIGEVRISGLPQEENEGYKAMIKFINEDGETVYHPHPYLFNFDSLDSNYANVVRELRCRIPPDLRREFKSKSMVIVVGLSPRSKVDTVYVLISSGSEDIDSIVIRTVYNCKFYYPLLKRSKDRVYMSIPILREDIICRRKRFWDFLKFFK, translated from the coding sequence ATGAGTATGAAGAAAATATTTATTTTGTTTCTAATTATGATTTTAATTGGTGAAGTAAGAATTTCAGGTTTGCCTCAGGAGGAAAATGAAGGCTATAAGGCTATGATTAAATTTATAAATGAAGATGGAGAGACGGTCTATCATCCACATCCATATCTCTTTAATTTTGATTCATTAGATTCGAACTATGCGAATGTTGTTAGAGAATTAAGATGTAGAATTCCTCCGGATTTACGTAGAGAATTTAAAAGTAAATCAATGGTAATTGTTGTTGGACTGAGCCCCAGGAGTAAGGTGGATACTGTTTATGTTTTGATATCCTCTGGTTCAGAGGATATTGACTCTATTGTTATACGTACGGTTTACAATTGTAAATTTTACTATCCATTATTGAAAAGGAGTAAGGATCGTGTTTACATGTCGATCCCAATCTTGAGAGAAGATATTATTTGTAGAAGGAAGAGGTTTTGGGATTTTCTAAAATTTTTTAAATAG